From the genome of Lutzomyia longipalpis isolate SR_M1_2022 chromosome 2, ASM2433408v1, one region includes:
- the LOC129791438 gene encoding uncharacterized protein LOC129791438 → MRICKIYLPSEYHKVNEEIPLWGYYEETKEFSTFFVVTNNNGGDDETKEIGRISPISGISGGKNKRKASESSGKPFLDFLYSPSEEKNILIRSVKLPDNPEGDLQVELILYHSRNFNYLSKNEIVQAGSQNDVIKLAHYLKISRSCASKFPDLHFLGLILKLLLVLGKLLKIVFPKTAVPCHAEEWYENMKKNSHRTGRWWTIAFDVAAGLAILIWLHHLGNPEEYLLEFAYNVVYYLRGLLTSLRGSPAGLKLNVQLNHFLLKCFIYHVDLWATFLDIVAPALHYLFLPLSILGLFGLSFQLALLSDLLVLITLHAHCFYIYAAVLYRLEIFGIGALWRVVLGRRKNILKNRVESFEYKNSQLYLATLFFASLLFLLPTVLVYYVVFATLRFGTYCITYILLIIRRRILHLPVDTIMRWLFGVYISPDNVDVKLLAVECGHVSDFAGSLTTIFIKPLPSWPQQSPMIDTQSDENVYGISQFFIRLIKGQLMGSIQPKFSAPQ, encoded by the exons atgcgaatttgcaaaatttatctaCCTTCGGAGTATCACAAAGTGAATGAAGAAATCCCCCTTTGGGGATATTACGAAGAAACCAAAGAATTCAGCACATTCTTCGTCGTTACAAACAATAACGGCGGTGACGATGAAACCAAAGAAATTGGAAGGATCTCACCGATTTCGGGCATTTCCGGTGGAAAAAATAAGAGGAAAGCATCTGAATCTTCCGGCAAACCATTCCTAGACTTTCTCTACAGTCCTTCTGAAGAGAAGAATATTCTAATTAGAAGTGTAAAGTTGCCAGACAATCCGGAGGGGGATTTGCAAGTGGAGCTGATCCTCTATCATAGccggaattttaattatttatccaAGAATGAGATTGTCCAAGCAGGATCACAGAATGATGTGATCAAACTAGCGCACTACCTAAAAATCAGCAGGAGTTGTGCGTCAAAATTTCctgatttgcattttttggggCTCATCCTTAAGCTCCTTCTTGTTCTGGGGAAGCTGCTGAAGATCGTCTTCCCGAAAACAGCAGTTCCTTGTCATGCTGAAGAGTGGTACGAGAATATGAAGAAGAATTCACACAGAAC tgGTCGTTGGTGGACGATAGCCTTTGATGTAGCAGCTGGATTAGCAATTCTTATTTGGCTACACCACTTGGGAAATCCCGAGGAATACCTTCTTGAATTTGCCTAT AATGTCGTTTACTACCTGCGTGGCCTTCTAACGAGTCTGCGGGGAAGTCCGGCCGGTCTCAAGCTCAATGTGCAACTAAATCATTTCCTTCTCAAATGCTTCATCTATCACGTGGATCTCTGGGCTACGTTTTTGg ATATTGTAGCACCTGCACTTCACTATTTATTCTTGCCATTGTCAATTCTGGGCCTTTTTGGCTTATCATTCCAATTGGCACTCCTATCGGATTTACTTGTACTCATTACCCTCCATGCTCACTGCTTCTACATCTATGCGGCTGT GCTCTATCGATTGGAGATTTTCGGCATTGGTGCCCTGTGGAGAGTTGTCCTGGGCAGAAggaaaaatatccttaaaa ATCGCGTTGAATCGTTTGAGTACAAGAATTCCCAACTCTACCTAGCAACACTCTTCTTCGCTAGTTTACTCTTCCTCCTACCCACTGTATTGGTGTACTATGTGGTTTTTGCAACG TTGCGATTCGGCACGTACTGCATCACATACATTCTTCTCATTATACGAAGACGAATTCTCCATTTGCCTGTTGATACAATCATGCGATGGCTCTTTGGTGTCTACATTTCACCAG ATAATGTGGATGTGAAACTATTGGCAGTTGAATGTGGACATGTGAGTGATTTTGCGGGAAGTTTAACGACAATTTTCATCAAGCCACTGCCCTCCTGGCCACAACAAAGTCCCATGATTGATACGCAGAGTGACGAAAATGTGTACGGTATCAGTCAATTCTTCATTCGGCTCATCAAAGGGCAACTGATGGGATCAATTCAGCCCAAGTTCTCCGCACCGCAGTGA